From a region of the Zingiber officinale cultivar Zhangliang chromosome 4B, Zo_v1.1, whole genome shotgun sequence genome:
- the LOC121975921 gene encoding polyol transporter 5-like codes for MGEKKEGGEQFSSVEKMVAPPKQGRNMYAMGCTMLASLASILLGYDIGVMSGAQKYIQNELHINDTQVEILLGILNLYSLVGSFAAGFTSDKIGRRYTIVLAAAIFFVGALLMGFAMNYAFLMFGRFVAGIGVGYALMIAPTYTAEVAPASCRGFLTSFPEVFINSGILLGYISNYAFSHLRQSLGWRFMLGVGAIPAVFLGVGVLAMPESPRWLVMRGRLGDAKEVLDKTCDSPEEARLRLADIKRAAGIPEDCDEDVVALPAKNRDNTGVWRELLLRPRPSVRRVLIAALGIHFFQQASGIDSVVLYSPRVFEAAGLKSDNAQLGTTVAVGFTKTLFILVATFFVDRVGRRPLLLGSFAGMIVSLAALGIGLTAVDRHGVGGHQLQWAVALSISSTLAYVAFFSIGAGPITWVYSSEVFPLRLRALGAAIGVAVNRVTSGVITMTFLSLSHAITLGGSFFLYSGIATVAWVFFFTFLPETRGRTLEEMQELFGEQKKTASPEKEETTGVEMVNGGN; via the exons ATGGGGGAAAAGAAAGAGGGTGGAGAGCAGTTCTCGTCGGTGGAGAAGATGGTGGCGCCGCCGAAGCAAGGCCGCAACATGTACGCCATGGGCTGCACCATGCTGGCCTCCTTGGCATCCATCCTGTTGGGCTACG ATATCGGAGTGATGAGCGGAGCTCAAAAGTACATACAGAATGAGCTTCACATCAACGACACGCAGGTGGAGATTCTCCTCGGCATCCTTAATCTCTACTCTCTCGTCGGTTCCTTCGCCGCCGGATTCACCTCCGACAAGATAGGCCGTCGGTACACCATTGTCCTCGCCGCTGCCATCTTCTTCGTTGGGGCGCTGCTCATGGGCTTCGCCATGAATTATGCTTTTCTCATGTTCGGCCGCTTCGTCGCCGGCATCGGCGTTGGATATGCGCTTATGATCGCCCCCACCTACACAGCCGAAGTCGCCCCTGCCTCCTGCCGCGGCTTCCTCACTTCCTTCCCGGAGGTCTTCATCAACTCCGGCATCCTCCTAGGCTACATCTCCAACTACGCCTTCTCCCATCTCCGGCAGTCCCTCGGGTGGCGATTCATGCTCGGCGTTGGTGCCATCCCGGCGGTTTTTCTCGGCGTCGGCGTGCTCGCCATGCCGGAGTCGCCGCGGTGGCTCGTCATGCGCGGCCGCCTCGGCGACGCCAAGGAGGTTCTCGATAAGACCTGCGACTCGCCGGAGGAAGCGCGGCTCCGTCTCGCCGACATCAAGCGGGCCGCCGGAATCCCGGAAGACTGCGACGAAGACGTGGTGGCGCTCCCCGCGAAGAACAGAGACAACACGGGAGTCTGGAGGGAGCTGCTGCTGCGGCCGAGGCCGTCGGTGCGCCGTGTGCTGATCGCCGCCCTGGGGATCCATTTCTTCCAGCAGGCCTCGGGGATCGACTCGGTGGTGCTGTACAGTCCCCGGGTGTTCGAGGCGGCGGGGCTCAAGTCTGACAACGCGCAGCTGGGGACGACGGTGGCGGTGGGGTTCACCAAGACTCTCTTCATCCTGGTGGCAACCTTCTTCGTAGACCGCGTGGGGAGGCGGCCGCTGCTGCTCGGGAGCTTCGCAGGGATGATCGTGTCGCTGGCGGCGCTGGGGATCGGACTGACGGCGGTAGACAGGCACGGCGTTGGCGGGCACCAGCTACAGTGGGCGGTGGCGCTCAGCATCAGCTCCACGCTGGCCTACGTGGCGTTTTTCTCCATCGGCGCGGGGCCCATCACGTGGGTGTACAGCTCGGAGGTCTTCCCTCTGCGCCTGCGGGCGCTGGGAGCCGCCATCGGGGTGGCCGTGAACCGGGTCACCAGCGGCGTCATCACCATGACCTTCCTCTCTCTCTCCCATGCCATCACGCTTGGAGGCAGCTTCTTCTTGTACTCCGGAATCGCCACGGTGGCATGGGTGTTCTTCTTCACGTTCTTGCCGGAGACTCGGGGCAGGACGCTGGAGGAGATGCAGGAGCTCTTCGGGGAGCAAAAGAAAACGGCGTCGCCGGAGAAGGAAGAAACCACCGGAGTCGAAATGGTGAACGGCGGTAATTAG